From a single Solanum dulcamara chromosome 4, daSolDulc1.2, whole genome shotgun sequence genomic region:
- the LOC129887437 gene encoding 50S ribosomal protein L34, chloroplastic: protein MASLSMGSWVCSGIGNHGPPASLSLLTGSSRMTTSVSLKMAANASTRSGLLHCSFVPSSALSTLSFSTSFSGLSLGFGFNSNIGVSTTKRHGLVVRAKKYALCQTKRNRSRKSLARTHGFRKRMSTTSGRATIQRRRGKGRWDLCPKSSPRTGKRA from the exons atggCTTCTTTGTCAATGGGAAGTTGGGTCTGTTCAGGAATAGGAAACCACGGGCCACCCGCTTCGCTTTCTCTACTTACTGGTTCTTCAAGAATGACAACTTCTGTGTCTTTGAAAATGGCTGCTAATGCCTCAACTCGTTCTGGGTTGCTTCACTGCTCTTTTGTTCCTTCCTCTGCACTCTCTACCTTATCTTTTTCAACATCCTTTTCTG GTTTATCACTTGGCTTTGGCTTCAATTCCAACATTGGAGTGAGCACCACTAAAAGGCATGGCCTGGTGGTGAGGGCAAAGAAGTATGCTCTTTGTCAGACTAAGAGGAATAGGTCAAGGAAGTCGTTGGCTCGAACACATGGCTTTCGCAAGCGTATGAGCACCACCAGTGGCAGAGCAACTATTCAGCGGAGACGTGGGAAGGGCCGATGGGATCTCTGCCCAAAGTCTTCACCTAGAACTGGAAAACGAGCTTAA
- the LOC129887438 gene encoding probable glycosyltransferase At5g03795 isoform X1 — MASVVMFIFIPTALGLVSCLFILFYISFTSNIFIHSHQAHLTFNSTLNISFVGNPVIQRHTHVQFNGNHVNDNEVFHDRDAFVDNYKEMSRSLKIYVYPHQKDDPFSNVLLAVDFEPGGNYASESYFKKVLVMSHFITTDPSNADLFFLPFSIARLRHDPRVGINRIKDFIERYIFNISHEYPYWNLTNGADHFYVACHSIGRFAMEKVIDVKINAIQVVCSSSYFVSAYIPHKDASLPQIWPRPGGNPNFASYKRKKLGFFAGSLNSPVREKLLQWWGNDSDIFVHFSRVERSYAEELLDSKFCLHVKGYEVNTARIVDALFYGCVPVIIANHFDLPFADILDWKQFSVIVATLDIPVLKKILQGITQQEYLVLQSNVLKVREHFQWHVFPVDFDAFYMVMYELWLRRSSLRLQ; from the exons ATGGCGTCGGTAGTCATGTTCATATTCATACCGACAGCCTTAGGTCTTGTGAGTTGTCTCTTCATTCTATTCTACATTTCCTTCACTTCCAATATCTTCATCCATTCCCACCAAGCCCATCTCACATTCAACTCCACCCTCAACATTTCATTTGTTGGAAATCCAGTTATTCAGAGACATACGCATGTCCAATTCAATG GAAACCATGTGAATGACAATGAGGTATTCCATGACAGAGATGCCTTTGTGGACAACTACAAAGAAATGAGTAGAAGCTTGAAGATATATGTTTATCCTCACCAAAAGGATGATCCCTTTTCCAATGTACTCTTGGCTGTTGATTTTGAGCCAGGTGGAAACTATGCAAGTGAAAGTTACTTCAAGAAAGTTCTCGTGATGAGCCATTTTATTACAACGGATCCTTCCAATGCCGATCTCTTCTTTCTACCTTTCTCAATTGCACGATTGCGACATGATCCGCGAGTGGGGATCAATCGTATTAAAGACTTCATAGAAAGATACATCTTCAATATTAGTCACGAGTACCCTTACTGGAACCTAACCAATGGGGCTGACCATTTCTATGTTGCCTGTCATTCTATTGGTCGGTTTGCCATGGAGAAAGTAATTGATGTTAAGATCAACGCGATCCAAGTTGTGTGTTCTTCAAGTTATTTCGTATCAGCATATATTCCACATAAAGATGCATCCTTGCCACAGATTTGGCCAAGGCCAGGTGGTAACCCAAATTTTGCATCTTATAAAAG GAAAAAACTGGGCTTTTTTGCTGGATCACTAAATTCTCCTGTACGTGAAAAGCTTCTACAGTGGTGGGGAAATGATTCCGACATCTTTGTGCATTTTAGCCGCGTTGAAAGATCTTATGCTGAAGAACTTCTTGATAGCAAATTCTGCCTTCATGTGAAAGGCTATGAAGTCAACACTGCTCGCATAGTTGATGCCTTGTTTTATGGCTGTGTACCTGTGATCATTGCCAACCATTTTGATCTTCCATTTGCAGACATATTAGATTGGAAACAGTTTTCAGTCATTGTTGCCACGCTAGACATCCCTGTATTGAAGAAAATCCTTCAAGGCATAACTCAACAGGAGTACTTAGTATTGCAAAGCAATGTTCTCAAGGTAAGAGAACACTTCCAGTGGCATGTTTTCCCTGTTGATTTTGATGCCTTTTATATGGTTATGTATGAGTTGTGGCTAAGGAGAAGTTCCTTAAGGCTTCAATGA
- the LOC129887438 gene encoding probable glycosyltransferase At5g03795 isoform X2, translating to MSRSLKIYVYPHQKDDPFSNVLLAVDFEPGGNYASESYFKKVLVMSHFITTDPSNADLFFLPFSIARLRHDPRVGINRIKDFIERYIFNISHEYPYWNLTNGADHFYVACHSIGRFAMEKVIDVKINAIQVVCSSSYFVSAYIPHKDASLPQIWPRPGGNPNFASYKRKKLGFFAGSLNSPVREKLLQWWGNDSDIFVHFSRVERSYAEELLDSKFCLHVKGYEVNTARIVDALFYGCVPVIIANHFDLPFADILDWKQFSVIVATLDIPVLKKILQGITQQEYLVLQSNVLKVREHFQWHVFPVDFDAFYMVMYELWLRRSSLRLQ from the exons ATGAGTAGAAGCTTGAAGATATATGTTTATCCTCACCAAAAGGATGATCCCTTTTCCAATGTACTCTTGGCTGTTGATTTTGAGCCAGGTGGAAACTATGCAAGTGAAAGTTACTTCAAGAAAGTTCTCGTGATGAGCCATTTTATTACAACGGATCCTTCCAATGCCGATCTCTTCTTTCTACCTTTCTCAATTGCACGATTGCGACATGATCCGCGAGTGGGGATCAATCGTATTAAAGACTTCATAGAAAGATACATCTTCAATATTAGTCACGAGTACCCTTACTGGAACCTAACCAATGGGGCTGACCATTTCTATGTTGCCTGTCATTCTATTGGTCGGTTTGCCATGGAGAAAGTAATTGATGTTAAGATCAACGCGATCCAAGTTGTGTGTTCTTCAAGTTATTTCGTATCAGCATATATTCCACATAAAGATGCATCCTTGCCACAGATTTGGCCAAGGCCAGGTGGTAACCCAAATTTTGCATCTTATAAAAG GAAAAAACTGGGCTTTTTTGCTGGATCACTAAATTCTCCTGTACGTGAAAAGCTTCTACAGTGGTGGGGAAATGATTCCGACATCTTTGTGCATTTTAGCCGCGTTGAAAGATCTTATGCTGAAGAACTTCTTGATAGCAAATTCTGCCTTCATGTGAAAGGCTATGAAGTCAACACTGCTCGCATAGTTGATGCCTTGTTTTATGGCTGTGTACCTGTGATCATTGCCAACCATTTTGATCTTCCATTTGCAGACATATTAGATTGGAAACAGTTTTCAGTCATTGTTGCCACGCTAGACATCCCTGTATTGAAGAAAATCCTTCAAGGCATAACTCAACAGGAGTACTTAGTATTGCAAAGCAATGTTCTCAAGGTAAGAGAACACTTCCAGTGGCATGTTTTCCCTGTTGATTTTGATGCCTTTTATATGGTTATGTATGAGTTGTGGCTAAGGAGAAGTTCCTTAAGGCTTCAATGA